A genomic region of Zalophus californianus isolate mZalCal1 chromosome 1, mZalCal1.pri.v2, whole genome shotgun sequence contains the following coding sequences:
- the TRMT1 gene encoding tRNA (guanine(26)-N(2))-dimethyltransferase isoform X1, with translation MSRARIVPWLRLTLRSACNPYRARCMEGQPQGLPNPAEMENGTAPREEEPASEAQETTVTEGAAKIAFPSSNEVFYNPVQEFNRDLTCAVITEFARVQLAAKGIQIKVPGEKDVQKVVVDLSEQEEEKAELKEGANLAPGDQPRTAAVGEICEEGLRVLEGLAASGLRSIRFAQEVPGLHSVVANDASARAVDLMCRNVQLNSVAHLVHPRQADARMLMYQHQKASERFDVIDLDPYGSPAPFLDAAVQAVSEGGLLCVTCTDMAVLAGNSGETCYSKYGAMALKSRACHEMALRIVLHSLDLRANCYQRFVVPLLSVSADFYVRVFVRVFTGQAKVKASASKQALVFQCVGCGTFHLQRLGKASGASGGRVKFSAACGPPVAPECEHCGQRHQLGGPLWAEPLHDLDFVGRVLEAVSANPGRFHTSERIRGVLSVITEELPDVPLYYTLDQLSSTIRCSTPSLLQLRSALLHAGFRVSLSHACKNAVKTDAPSSALWDIMRCWEKECPVKRERLSETSPAFRILSVEPRLQANFTIRDDANPSSRQRGLKRFQANPEANWGPRPRARPGGKAAGEAMERRRLHQNKRKEPAEDPVQRAARLKTFPCKRFKEGTCQRGDQCCYAHSSPAPEDHPETPYQNPPGPGVAAGPGVD, from the exons ATGTCCCGTGCGAGAATCGTTCCGTGGCTGAGGCTGACTCTCCGCTCCGCCTGCAATCCCTATAGAGCCAGGTGTATGGAGGGGCAGCCGCAAGGGCTACCGAATCCCGCCGAAATGGAGAACGGCACCGCGCCCCGCGAAGAAGAGCCCGCGTCCGAGGCTCAGGAGACGACGGTCACGGAGGGGGCCGCCAAGATAGCCTTCCCCAGCTCCAACGAAGTCTTCTACAACCCAGTGCAGGAGTTCAACCGGGACCTGAC ATGTGCGGTGATCACCGAGTTTGCTCGCGTTCAGCTTGCGGCCAAAGGAATCCAGA TCAAGGTGCCAGGTGAGAAGGATGTGCAAAAGGTGGTCGTGGACTTATCAGAGCAAGAGGAGGAAAAGGCTGAACTGAAAGAGGGTGCAAACCTGGCCCCAGGAGACCAACCTCGAACAGCTGCCGTGGGGGAGATCTGCGAG GAAGGCCTTCGAGTGCTGGAGGGTCTGGCAGCCTCGGGCCTCCGTTCCATTCGCTTTGCCCAAGAGGTGCCTGGGCTGCATTCTGTGGTTGCCAACGATGCCTCTGCCCGAGCCGTGGATCTCATGTGCCGCAACGTGCAGCTCAACAGTGTGGCCCACCTGGTACATCCCAGGCAGGCAGACGCCCG GATGCTGATGTACCAGCACCAGAAGGCATCAGAGCGGTTTGACGTCATCGACCTGGACCCGTACGGTAGCCCTGCCCCCTTCTTGGACGCAGCTGTGCAGGCCGTGAGCGAAGGAG GGTTGCTGTGCGTGACGTGCACGGACATGGCAGTGCTGGCGGGCAACAGCGGAGAGACGTGCTACAGCAAGTACGGGGCCATGGCCCTCAAGAGCCGCGCCTGCCACGAGATG gccctgagGATCGTCCTGCACAGCTTGGACCTCCGAGCCAACTGCTACCAGCGCTTTGTGGTGCCCCTGCTCAGTGTCAGCGCTGACTTCTATGTGCGCGTTTTTGTTCGCGTCTTCACCGGCCAGGCCAAGGTCAAAGCCTCAGCCAG CAAGCAGGCGCTGGTGTTCCAGTGTGTGGGCTGTGGGACCTTCCACCTTCAGCGCCTCGGCAAAGCGTCGGGAGCCTCTGGTGGCCG GGTCAAGTTCTCTGCAGCCTGCGGTCCCCCCGTCGCCCCCGAGTGTGAACACTGCGGGCAGCGACACCAG CTTGGCGGTCCCCTGTGGGCAGAGCCCCTCCACGACCTGGACTTCGTGGGCCGTGTCCTAGAGGCTGTGAGCGCCAACCCTGGCCGCTTCCACACCTCCGAGCGGATTCGAGGGGTCTTGAGCGTCATCACTGAG GAGCTCCCGGACGTGCCTCTCTACTACACGCTGGACCAGCTGAGCAGCACCATCCGCTGCAGCACACCCAGTCTCCTGCAGCTGCG GTCGGCCCTCCTCCATGCTGGCTTCCGGGTCTCGCTCTCCCACGCCTGTAAGAATGCCGTGAAGACAGATGCCCCCTCTTCGGCCCTCTGGGACATCATGCGCTGCTGG GAAAAGGAGTGTCCGGTGAAGCGGGAGCGCCTGTCGGAGACCAGCCCGGCCTTCCGTAttctcagtgtggagcccag GCTGCAGGCCAACTTCACCATCCGGGACGATGCCAACCCCAGCTCCCGCCAGCGAGGACTCAAGCGCTTCCAGGCCAATCCTGAGGCCAACTGGGGCCCGCGGCCCCGCGCCCGGCCAGg GGGCAAGGCAGCAGGCGAGGCTATGGAGAGACGCAGGCTGCACCAGAACAAGAGAAAGGAGCCCGCTGAAGACCCAGTCCAGCGGGCTGCCCGGCTCAAGACATTTCCCTGTAAAAGATTCAAGGAG GGCACCTGTCAACGCGGGGACCAGTGCTGCTACGCCCACAGCTCCCCAGCACCCGAGGACCATCCAGAGACTCCTTACCAGAACCCGCCTGGGCCTGGCGTGGCCGCTGGTCCAGGAGTAGACTGA
- the TRMT1 gene encoding tRNA (guanine(26)-N(2))-dimethyltransferase isoform X2 translates to MEGQPQGLPNPAEMENGTAPREEEPASEAQETTVTEGAAKIAFPSSNEVFYNPVQEFNRDLTCAVITEFARVQLAAKGIQIKVPGEKDVQKVVVDLSEQEEEKAELKEGANLAPGDQPRTAAVGEICEEGLRVLEGLAASGLRSIRFAQEVPGLHSVVANDASARAVDLMCRNVQLNSVAHLVHPRQADARMLMYQHQKASERFDVIDLDPYGSPAPFLDAAVQAVSEGGLLCVTCTDMAVLAGNSGETCYSKYGAMALKSRACHEMALRIVLHSLDLRANCYQRFVVPLLSVSADFYVRVFVRVFTGQAKVKASASKQALVFQCVGCGTFHLQRLGKASGASGGRVKFSAACGPPVAPECEHCGQRHQLGGPLWAEPLHDLDFVGRVLEAVSANPGRFHTSERIRGVLSVITEELPDVPLYYTLDQLSSTIRCSTPSLLQLRSALLHAGFRVSLSHACKNAVKTDAPSSALWDIMRCWEKECPVKRERLSETSPAFRILSVEPRLQANFTIRDDANPSSRQRGLKRFQANPEANWGPRPRARPGGKAAGEAMERRRLHQNKRKEPAEDPVQRAARLKTFPCKRFKEGTCQRGDQCCYAHSSPAPEDHPETPYQNPPGPGVAAGPGVD, encoded by the exons ATGGAGGGGCAGCCGCAAGGGCTACCGAATCCCGCCGAAATGGAGAACGGCACCGCGCCCCGCGAAGAAGAGCCCGCGTCCGAGGCTCAGGAGACGACGGTCACGGAGGGGGCCGCCAAGATAGCCTTCCCCAGCTCCAACGAAGTCTTCTACAACCCAGTGCAGGAGTTCAACCGGGACCTGAC ATGTGCGGTGATCACCGAGTTTGCTCGCGTTCAGCTTGCGGCCAAAGGAATCCAGA TCAAGGTGCCAGGTGAGAAGGATGTGCAAAAGGTGGTCGTGGACTTATCAGAGCAAGAGGAGGAAAAGGCTGAACTGAAAGAGGGTGCAAACCTGGCCCCAGGAGACCAACCTCGAACAGCTGCCGTGGGGGAGATCTGCGAG GAAGGCCTTCGAGTGCTGGAGGGTCTGGCAGCCTCGGGCCTCCGTTCCATTCGCTTTGCCCAAGAGGTGCCTGGGCTGCATTCTGTGGTTGCCAACGATGCCTCTGCCCGAGCCGTGGATCTCATGTGCCGCAACGTGCAGCTCAACAGTGTGGCCCACCTGGTACATCCCAGGCAGGCAGACGCCCG GATGCTGATGTACCAGCACCAGAAGGCATCAGAGCGGTTTGACGTCATCGACCTGGACCCGTACGGTAGCCCTGCCCCCTTCTTGGACGCAGCTGTGCAGGCCGTGAGCGAAGGAG GGTTGCTGTGCGTGACGTGCACGGACATGGCAGTGCTGGCGGGCAACAGCGGAGAGACGTGCTACAGCAAGTACGGGGCCATGGCCCTCAAGAGCCGCGCCTGCCACGAGATG gccctgagGATCGTCCTGCACAGCTTGGACCTCCGAGCCAACTGCTACCAGCGCTTTGTGGTGCCCCTGCTCAGTGTCAGCGCTGACTTCTATGTGCGCGTTTTTGTTCGCGTCTTCACCGGCCAGGCCAAGGTCAAAGCCTCAGCCAG CAAGCAGGCGCTGGTGTTCCAGTGTGTGGGCTGTGGGACCTTCCACCTTCAGCGCCTCGGCAAAGCGTCGGGAGCCTCTGGTGGCCG GGTCAAGTTCTCTGCAGCCTGCGGTCCCCCCGTCGCCCCCGAGTGTGAACACTGCGGGCAGCGACACCAG CTTGGCGGTCCCCTGTGGGCAGAGCCCCTCCACGACCTGGACTTCGTGGGCCGTGTCCTAGAGGCTGTGAGCGCCAACCCTGGCCGCTTCCACACCTCCGAGCGGATTCGAGGGGTCTTGAGCGTCATCACTGAG GAGCTCCCGGACGTGCCTCTCTACTACACGCTGGACCAGCTGAGCAGCACCATCCGCTGCAGCACACCCAGTCTCCTGCAGCTGCG GTCGGCCCTCCTCCATGCTGGCTTCCGGGTCTCGCTCTCCCACGCCTGTAAGAATGCCGTGAAGACAGATGCCCCCTCTTCGGCCCTCTGGGACATCATGCGCTGCTGG GAAAAGGAGTGTCCGGTGAAGCGGGAGCGCCTGTCGGAGACCAGCCCGGCCTTCCGTAttctcagtgtggagcccag GCTGCAGGCCAACTTCACCATCCGGGACGATGCCAACCCCAGCTCCCGCCAGCGAGGACTCAAGCGCTTCCAGGCCAATCCTGAGGCCAACTGGGGCCCGCGGCCCCGCGCCCGGCCAGg GGGCAAGGCAGCAGGCGAGGCTATGGAGAGACGCAGGCTGCACCAGAACAAGAGAAAGGAGCCCGCTGAAGACCCAGTCCAGCGGGCTGCCCGGCTCAAGACATTTCCCTGTAAAAGATTCAAGGAG GGCACCTGTCAACGCGGGGACCAGTGCTGCTACGCCCACAGCTCCCCAGCACCCGAGGACCATCCAGAGACTCCTTACCAGAACCCGCCTGGGCCTGGCGTGGCCGCTGGTCCAGGAGTAGACTGA
- the TRMT1 gene encoding tRNA (guanine(26)-N(2))-dimethyltransferase isoform X3: MCRNVQLNSVAHLVHPRQADARMLMYQHQKASERFDVIDLDPYGSPAPFLDAAVQAVSEGGLLCVTCTDMAVLAGNSGETCYSKYGAMALKSRACHEMALRIVLHSLDLRANCYQRFVVPLLSVSADFYVRVFVRVFTGQAKVKASASKQALVFQCVGCGTFHLQRLGKASGASGGRVKFSAACGPPVAPECEHCGQRHQLGGPLWAEPLHDLDFVGRVLEAVSANPGRFHTSERIRGVLSVITEELPDVPLYYTLDQLSSTIRCSTPSLLQLRSALLHAGFRVSLSHACKNAVKTDAPSSALWDIMRCWEKECPVKRERLSETSPAFRILSVEPRLQANFTIRDDANPSSRQRGLKRFQANPEANWGPRPRARPGGKAAGEAMERRRLHQNKRKEPAEDPVQRAARLKTFPCKRFKEGTCQRGDQCCYAHSSPAPEDHPETPYQNPPGPGVAAGPGVD, from the exons ATGTGCCGCAACGTGCAGCTCAACAGTGTGGCCCACCTGGTACATCCCAGGCAGGCAGACGCCCG GATGCTGATGTACCAGCACCAGAAGGCATCAGAGCGGTTTGACGTCATCGACCTGGACCCGTACGGTAGCCCTGCCCCCTTCTTGGACGCAGCTGTGCAGGCCGTGAGCGAAGGAG GGTTGCTGTGCGTGACGTGCACGGACATGGCAGTGCTGGCGGGCAACAGCGGAGAGACGTGCTACAGCAAGTACGGGGCCATGGCCCTCAAGAGCCGCGCCTGCCACGAGATG gccctgagGATCGTCCTGCACAGCTTGGACCTCCGAGCCAACTGCTACCAGCGCTTTGTGGTGCCCCTGCTCAGTGTCAGCGCTGACTTCTATGTGCGCGTTTTTGTTCGCGTCTTCACCGGCCAGGCCAAGGTCAAAGCCTCAGCCAG CAAGCAGGCGCTGGTGTTCCAGTGTGTGGGCTGTGGGACCTTCCACCTTCAGCGCCTCGGCAAAGCGTCGGGAGCCTCTGGTGGCCG GGTCAAGTTCTCTGCAGCCTGCGGTCCCCCCGTCGCCCCCGAGTGTGAACACTGCGGGCAGCGACACCAG CTTGGCGGTCCCCTGTGGGCAGAGCCCCTCCACGACCTGGACTTCGTGGGCCGTGTCCTAGAGGCTGTGAGCGCCAACCCTGGCCGCTTCCACACCTCCGAGCGGATTCGAGGGGTCTTGAGCGTCATCACTGAG GAGCTCCCGGACGTGCCTCTCTACTACACGCTGGACCAGCTGAGCAGCACCATCCGCTGCAGCACACCCAGTCTCCTGCAGCTGCG GTCGGCCCTCCTCCATGCTGGCTTCCGGGTCTCGCTCTCCCACGCCTGTAAGAATGCCGTGAAGACAGATGCCCCCTCTTCGGCCCTCTGGGACATCATGCGCTGCTGG GAAAAGGAGTGTCCGGTGAAGCGGGAGCGCCTGTCGGAGACCAGCCCGGCCTTCCGTAttctcagtgtggagcccag GCTGCAGGCCAACTTCACCATCCGGGACGATGCCAACCCCAGCTCCCGCCAGCGAGGACTCAAGCGCTTCCAGGCCAATCCTGAGGCCAACTGGGGCCCGCGGCCCCGCGCCCGGCCAGg GGGCAAGGCAGCAGGCGAGGCTATGGAGAGACGCAGGCTGCACCAGAACAAGAGAAAGGAGCCCGCTGAAGACCCAGTCCAGCGGGCTGCCCGGCTCAAGACATTTCCCTGTAAAAGATTCAAGGAG GGCACCTGTCAACGCGGGGACCAGTGCTGCTACGCCCACAGCTCCCCAGCACCCGAGGACCATCCAGAGACTCCTTACCAGAACCCGCCTGGGCCTGGCGTGGCCGCTGGTCCAGGAGTAGACTGA